AGCGCAAGGGCACGCGGTGCCGCGCAGGGAGGCGTTCAGATGTCGTGCTAGCGAGCTTCAGTGTCGAAGACACGCGACGAGCAGTCGGTAAACTCTGAGTTGTGCGAAGGCTGGTCGAAGGTTGGGTGAAACCTGAGACGCCGCACGggcgaaaaatatatttcgcTGCGTGACAAGAGAGTCCGCCCGTGACAgttggtatcagagcccggtACCCAGGCTCTGGGCTCTTCAAAGAGAATTGTGCCCAGTTGAAGATCTGGATTGGCACACGCCTCTACATCAGGTAGAGCTCAGTTGGGTTGAGACCGTCAGTTGAGACAAGATTATGCCGTAATTCGGGCACAGATGTGTGGCTTTGTTGTCTTGGGCTTTAAAATGCTTCAGCGAGCCGATTGTGAGAAGGTATGATTTTGGGGGATGTCTGCCACAGAGATTATGTTGAGTAGAGTCCTTTTGCGCGAGTTTGAGCTACTTCAAGAGAGCAAGCGGCTACGGTCCAACTTCGATGTTATTGGTTGGCAGTTGGGTTAGCGTCGCAGATATGTTGAGCGAGCTGTCAACCGTGGTCCGAAATTTTTTGGGATGAAACAAATATTAGATTTCAGAATTCATCTTGGCTTCCCTGAGCGAGAGGGGGACATGCCGATGCGTCGGGTGGACTGCGAGAGCCACGATTGCGAGATAAGCAACCATGTGTGCGGATCTGCCGCAAGTCAGGAGGTGATCTAGGCGTTGAGGCCGTTGTGGTGTGCGAGATGCCACCTTTTGTGGAGAGTGGTGGATGAAGGGCCACCTTCTCATGTGGATTCGAGGAACCTTTCAGCGGGGACGGACAAGCAGAAAGTTGAGGTGCTTAGGCAAAATTGCACATGAGGTGCTTGGAACAAGCCACCCTTGGGGTTGCGAGGGGTGGACGTTGAGACCCCTTCGTTTGTGGGCAGTTGTTGGTATGAGCCGTATGTGGCCGAGCAGAAATGTGGGATGGAATGCTGTTGTGGTAGATGATGGTGCGTTTAGAGGAAAGACGGCACGCTTCAAGAACCAGAGGGGCATAAGCATCCGTTATGAGAAAAGTGGCAACTTGTCCGAAGCTTGAGTGGGAACAACCACTAAGCCGTCCGTTGGATGCTCGTCAGGAGCATAATTGAGCGGAATTGCGAATGTTCTTCGAGGGGATTCGGACACCATATTATGGGCTCTTTGGTTGAAGGATTTCCGAGGGGGACTACTGAGTTGAGAATCGTGAGAGGAGCATCGGGCTCCATGGCACCATGAGCGGCATGGTGCGGCCGGGCTGGAAATGGAATTTGAGTTTTGCGGTTGGGCGAGGATTCAGAAATCTTAGCCTTGTGCTGATCCCAGTCCCGTGATTTTGGGGGCAGTGACCCTATTTTCGTTCTGAGTCAAGAGAGGACTCTTTGCAGAGACGTTCGGTCCACGAGTGGTGTGGTTCCGACAATTGGGCAGGCGGCCCATGTGCGTTTAAGTTGGTTCAAGTGTGATCAACCGCAGCGGCGGGTATGAGTGTTTGCCGAGGACGGCAACACCTCGAGTGGGGGAGAGAGTGTGAAGCATGCACACAGACTCCACATTTCAGTTGTTCCAAATCAATTCGAGTGTATCTGAGGCACTGTTTTGAGGGACATCAGAGTTTCAGAGGCGCACTTGACGGTACTTGAAGCACAGTCTGCTACCCACCTATTTGCAAAGTTGTGAAGAGAGTACCGAATGTGTGTGCAAACTTCCGACTTGTGGTATTTGCTTGTAAATTGAGTGTATTCAGACACTACCTGTGGGGCCAAACAGTCAGTGAGCAACAGTTTGGAGAGAGTGTAGCAGCGTACACAGACTCCATTATCGATTGAGCGCCATTTgggaagagagtgtagagGAGTACACAGACTTCCAACTTGAGCAGACAATGAGAAATGCAGTGCATTGAGGCACGATTGTGGAGAGCTACCCGCCACTTTGGGAAGAGAGTGCAGAGAGAGGCACAGACTTCCGCTTTGAGTTTTCATGAGGAATCGAGTGCGTTTGAGGCACTATGTTTTGTGGGGGAGCTTAGCACAGATTTGGGAAGAGGGTGTCGACGAGTACACGGACTTCCACTTGCATTGAGATGATCATATCAGGTGCGGCAGAGGCACCGTTTGTGGGGAGATCACGTGGGGTGCTGAAGAGGCACTTCACGCGCGAAGCGCTCGAAAGAGCAGGAGGACGGTCTGGTGTCGCGCGATACTAAGAGAGAGTATTGAGCACTGCATACACCTCAATCCTTCGTGTATGTGTTGACGAGGACGTCAACAGATCGAGTGGGGGGAGAATGTCACTGGCCGCTCCTTAGGCAAGACGGCCGACAGTGACTTGCGGAGGACGTGCGGGCGGCTAGGGGATGCTGACCGACACGCAGGTGCGCAAACGGCCTTCGAGCAGAGACTCTCATAGATTGGGGATTGCAAAACTTCGTATGGGAACTTCCTTGATGTGTGGGGATGCTATCCGCCAAGTATGATGTCATTCCGAGGACGTTTGGGCAAGGAGATATACGGGCGACAATCAGGCGCCACCCTGCGCGCGAGCTGGAGAGAAATGCGTGAAGCAGAGTCCCTTATCTTTCGAGATTTGCAAAACTGTTTCTATGGCGAGATCCTTGGAGTGTTGGGAACACCTCCAAGATGTTTCAGAGGTAGACGGTTTCGTTTGGTCGGCAAGCGGACGGCGGGCGTACGCGTCGCTTCTAGCCCGAATTCTGACTTAGAGGCGTTCAGTCATAATCCAGCGCACGGTAGCTTCGCGCCACTGGCTTTTCAACCAAGCGCGATGACCAATTGTGCGAATCAACGGTTCCTCTCGTACTAGGTTGAATTACTATTGCGACACTGTCATCAGTAGGGTAAAACTAACCTGTCTCACGACGGTCTAAACCCAGCTCACGTTCCCGATTGGTGGGTGAACAATCCAACACTGGGTGAATTCTGCTACACAATGATAGAAAGAGCCGACATCGAAGGATCAAAAAGCAACGTCGCTATGACCGCTTGGCTGCCACAAGCCAGTTATCCCTGTGGTAACTTTTCTGACACCTCTAGCTTCAAATTCCGAAGGTCTAAAGGATCGTTAGGCCACGCTTTCACGGTTCGTATTCGTACTGGGAATCAGAATCAAACGAGCTTTTACCCTTCTGTTCCACACGAGATTTCTGTTCTCGTTGAGCTCATCTTAGGACACCTGCGTTATCTTTTAACAGATGTGCCGCCCCAGCCAAACTCCCCACCTGACAATGTCTTCCGCCCGGATCGGCGCGCCGGAGCGCGCCTTGGGTCCAAAAAGAGGGGCGGTGCCCCGCCTCCGATTCACggaataagtaaaataacgTTAAAAGTAGTGGTATTTCACTTTCGCCTTTCGGCTCCCACTTATCCTACACCTCTCAAGTCATTTCACAAAGTCGGACTAGAGTCAAGCTCAACAGGGTCTTCTTTCCCCGCTGATTCCGCCAAGCCCGTTCCCTTGGCTGTGGTTTCGCTGGATAGTAGACAGGGACAGTGGGAATCTCGTTAATCCATTCATGCGCGTCACTAATTAGATGACGAGGCATTTGGCTACCTTAAGAGAGTCATAGTTACTCCCGCCGTTTACCCGCGCTTGGTTGAATTTCTTCACTTTGACATTCAGAGCACTGGGCAGAAATCACATTGCGTGAGCATCCGCAGGGACCATCGCAAtgctttgttttaattaaacagTCGGATTCCCCTTGTCCGTACCAGTTCTGAGTCGGCTGTTCGACGCCCGGGGAAGGCCCCCGAGGGAGCCGTTCCCAGTCCGTCCCCCGGCCGGCACGCGACGACCCGCTCTCGCCGCGGGAGCAGCTCGAGCAGTTCGCCGACAGCCGACGGGTTCGGAACTGGGACCCCCGTGCCCAGCCCTCAGAGCCAATCCTTTTCCCGCGGTTACGGATCCATTTTGCCGACTTCCCTTGCCTACATTGTTCCATCGACCAGAGGCTGTTCACCTTGGAGACCTGATGCGGTTATGAGTACGACCGGGCGCGGACGGCACTCGGTCCTCCGGATTTTCAAGGGCCGCCGGGGGCGCACCGGACACCACGCGACGTGCGGTG
The window above is part of the Sesamum indicum cultivar Zhongzhi No. 13 linkage group LG7, S_indicum_v1.0, whole genome shotgun sequence genome. Proteins encoded here:
- the LOC105165878 gene encoding uncharacterized protein LOC105165878, whose product is MIERADIEGSKSNVAMTAWLPQASYPCGNFSDTSSFKFRRSKGSLGHAFTVRIRTGNQNQTSFYPSVPHEISVLVELILGHLRYLLTDVPPQPNSPPDNVFRPDRRAGARLGSKKRGGAPPPIHGISKITLKVVVFHFRLSAPTYPTPLKSFHKVGLESSSTGSSFPADSAKPVPLAVVSLDSRQGQWESR